Genomic segment of Microbacterium sp. BH-3-3-3:
CGCTGGTCGCCCCGCAGAACGGTGCCCGCGGGGATGCGGGTCATCTCGACGTCGCTCATGAAAGCCCCACTTCTTGCTGCCGGGGTGAAACCCCCGGGCCTTTTTCCTCGGTACCAATCGTGACCTCGAGACGGAAGGAGGTGAACCAAATCCGTAGGGAGATGACGTGTATGGCGAAGTTCTGTCCTTGCCGTCGGGCGCTGCGCGATACCGAACCGCCACACGCGAACGGACGTGAGCCATCACCCTTACTCGCTGCCCCAGCCTTGCAGACCAGCGCTCCGGAGAAAGGGGTGTGATCGGCTCCTTACGATTCTTCGGTCCGACGGCGATCGTCGAACCTCTCACGAAGGAGTGAATGTGTCTCAAGGAATGACATACGTCGTCCGTGCAGTAGCGGCAGTGATTCTGGCTTCGTCGACCCTCATGGTGGCGACGAGCGCGTCCGCTGCCGCGCCCGTTCAGGAGGGGCAGCTGAAGGTGGTGTCGTCTCAGAAGGTCACCAGCTCGGAGTGCGTTGCGAAGGTCCAAGCGAGGGGCGGCTCTGGCCGCGAGGTTGCGGCCTGCACGAGCACGGTCACTTTGGCTGTGGGGGCTGAGACCCATCCGAGTTCGAAGGACGTCGCGTCGGCGCGCTCCGCTCTTTCGCCTCGGGAGTTCGAAGCCCTTTCGGCGGCAGCGGTCGCCGGTACCGTCCGTGCCGCGCCCTTTCAGCAGGGGAAGAACAACGGTACGGATCAAGAGGAGCAGTACGGACGCGTCTACTACGACGGATCCCGGGTATGGATCGCCACGTACGGCCGTTACACGGGTTCGCACATCTGCAAAGTCGACTGGGCGGTGGGGTACGACGTCACGAACACCGGTTGTGGAGACTACGGCAGCTCGTCCCAAAGAAGCATCTACCAGAAGTGGAAGTTCTCTCTGGGGGTCAAGGGCTCTCCCGTCTCTTGGGAGGAGACCTCGACCATCTTCGTCAATGCCTCTGGGCGGTTCTGGCAATGACGCATATGCCTGCAGAATCCGTCGCAACCTCGTCGGGTTACGTGCACTTCGAGTCGTCACCGGTACATGTGGTCGTGCTGGCCGTCGGAATCGTGCTCCTCGTCCTCATCGTCGTCGTTCTCGTCGTGCTCTGGCGAGATCCAGGTCGCCGCACCGCCGAGAAGGTGGCGTGGTCCGCGGTCGCGCTGTTGCTGCCCGTTGTGGGCCCGGTCATCGCGGGCCTCGCGATCATACGGCGGCGACGCCGGGCAGGTAGGCCGAACGAGGGCCGTTGATCCTGCCACCGATCGCGTGCGTCGGCGAGAGAAATCCGTCAGCTCCGCTTCGGCTCGGGCAGCCCCGCAGAACGGTGCCCGCGGGGATGCGGGTCATCTCGACGTCGCTCACGCGAGCTCCACCATCCACAGGTCGCTGTCGCCCGTGATGAACAGGCGCTTCTCGTCGGCGTCGAAGGTGCAGTTGCTCACCACGTGAGGAGTGGGGATGACGCCGAGGCGCCGACCGGTGTCGTCGACGATGACGACGCCCGCCTCGCTCGAGATCCAGAGCCAGTCTCGGCTGTCGACGACGAAACCGTCGGGGATGCCGGCATCCACCGTCGCGAAGGTGCGCGGGGCGCCGAGCGTCTCGCCGTCCCAGCTGCATGCGACGACGCGGGGGATGCCGTCGGCGCGTGACTCGGCGACGTAGAGGGTGCGTTCGTCGCGGCTGAAGGCGAGGCCGTTGGGCTGGTCGAGGTCGATCATGCGCTGCAGGACCTCGCCCTCTCGCCAGCGGTACACGCTCTGGTGGTCGATCGCCGGCTCCGCGGGGTACCCCTCGCGGGGGTCGGAGATGCCGTAGGTGGGATCGGTGAACCAGATCGCCCCGTCGGAGGCCACGACGAGATCGTTCGGGCTGTTCAGCGGCCTGCCCTCGAACGCGTCGGCCAGAACCGTCGTGCCCTCGGCGTCGGTGCGGCTGATCGCGCGACGGCCGTGCTCGGCCTGTACGAGGCGCCCCTGGGCGTCCAGGGCATTGCCGTTGGCGAATTCCGAGCGATCGCGCACGGTCACGATGGCGCCGTCTTCGCGCCACGCGAGCGTGCGGCGACCGATCACGTCGCTGAAGACGAGCGACTGCTCGGCGGGCCACCACACCGGGCCCTCGGCCCACGTCGCGTCGGAGTACAGCGAGAGCAGGCGCGACGACGCGGGCAACACCCACGCGAGGCGGTCGTCCCACACCCGCGGGGGAGCGATGTCGACGGGCTGCGGCTCCCGCGGGTTCTGCAGGACCTGGCCGTCGAGGGAGAAGCGGAGCATGCCCTCAGTCAACCGCGTGCCCCGATGCGGCGAGACCGGGTTGACGGCTCAGCCGAACGGGTTCGGCGTGGGAGCGCCGGGCGAGGCGGCGAACTGGATGAGCACCTGCAGGCACGGCTCGTCGCCGACCGTGCCCGAGAGGTGTCCGGTGCTGCCGTCGACCTCGGTGGTCTCGGTGTCCTGCCCGAAGTGCAGGTCGCCGGGTCCCATCTCGACGCGGGAGCCGTCCTGCGTCTCGAGGAACCACCGACCGCGGAGCGGGATCACCCACTGCGGGTGGGGAGAGGGATGCCACTGACCGACCCATCCGACCGGGAGGGCCGCGAAGAGCACCGCCGACACCTCGCCGGGGAAGGGGCGCATCCACTGGGGGTCGGCGCCGCCCCCGACGCTCTGCAGTCCGAAGCCGCGCAGCATCGACTCGTCGAGGCGGCTCCGGCCGTCGAGCCCCGTCCACATGTGCACGAAGGGGAGCGCCGGCGGGTTGTTCTCATCGCGTCCGTCATTGTCGAGCGGAGTGGTGGTCGTGGTGCGCATGCCCCGAGTCAAGCAACGAGGCCGCGAGGGAAGGGCCGGGTTGACGGCGCGCGCGCGGATGTCGCGGTGTGCGAATGGCGCCGGGCGGGAAGCGTCGCCGGGAAAGGCAGAAGGCCCCGGATCTGACGATCCGGGGCCTTCTTCTTGTTGCGGGGGCAGGATTTGAACCTACGACCTCTGGGTTATGAGCCCAGCGAGCTACCGAGCTGCTCCACCCCGCGGCACAAGAGAAAACATTACGCCGAGATGAACCGGAGCACAAATCCGCAGGGGTGGCCCGGGCGTGTTGCAAAATAATGTCCTGGTGAGCGGTGTCTTCGAGGAATTCGGGTATTGCGGACGCCGACCGTCGTGGTCGTGGTCGACGTCGTCGTGAAGCCTGTTGCCGTCGTGCTGACGGGGTCGTGCGCGCCCTGGTGATCCTCGTACTGTGGGTCGTGGCGCCGGCGTTCACCGGGCGCCGGCGAGAGGAGAACCCGCGATGAGCCACGACACCGTCGGCGTCGCCGTCGCGCAGTTCGCGCCGGCCGCTTCCCGCGAGGGCAACCTGGCCGACATCGACGCCACCACCCGCACCGCCGTGTCGCGAGGTGCGCGCGTGGTGGTGTTCCCCGAGTACTCGAGCTACTTCGTCGACCCCTTCGACGACTCGCTCGCGCAGAACGCCGAGGACCTCGACGGCCCCTTCGTCTCGGCGCTGACCACCCTGGCCGCCGAGCTCGACGTGATCGTCGTCGCGGGGCTGCTCGAGCGGGCCGACGACGGCCGACGGGTGCGCAACACCGTCGTGGCGGTCGGGGCAGACGGCATCCGCGCGGTGTACCGCAAACTGCACCTCTACGACGCCTTCGGCCAGCGCGAGTCGGACTGGGTCGAGCCGGGTGAGATCTCGCCGCCGCAGACCTTCGACGCGCACGGCCTGCGATTCGGTCTGATGACCTGCTACGACCTGCGCTTCCCCGAGGTGGCGCGCACGCTCGCCGACGCCGGCGTCGAGGTGGCACTCGTCCCCGCCGAATGGGTGCGGGGGCCGCTCAAGGAGCACCACTGGCGCACCCTCGTGCAGGCACGGGCCATCGAGAACACGTTCTTCGTCGCGGCGGCCGATCACCCGCCGCCCCTCGGCGTGGGGCACTCGATGATCGTCGACCCCCAGGGCGTCGCTCTCGCGCAGGTGGGCACGGCGACCGACGTCGCCGTCGCGCACATCGACCCGGATGCCATCGCCCGGGTGCGCCGGGTGAATCCGGCCCTCGCGCTCCGACGATTCCGCGTGACGCCGCGCTGACGGTCGTCGCCGGCGTGCTGTGCCCGGGCGACCGCCCGACCGGTCAGCCGCGCGACATCCCCGCGAGCCTCTCGGCCGCGTCGGTGAGGACCTCGACGCGCTTGCAGGCGGCGAAGCGCACGAGGGTGGCGTACTGCCCGCGATGCGGCGGCGACACGAAGGCGGTGAGGGGGATGCCGACGACGCCCGCGCGAGCGGGGAGCTCACGGCAGAACGCGTCGGCGTCGACGGCGCCGAGCGGGGCGGCATCCACCACCGTGAAGTACGAACCCCCCGGCGTCGACACGTCGAACCCCGCGGCGCGCAGGCCCGTGCCGAGCAGGGCGGCCTTGGCGGCCATCTCCGCCGCCACCGAGGCGAAGAACGCGTCGGGCAGGCGCAGGCCCACCGCGATCGCGGGCTGGAAGGGCGACGCCCCGACGTAGGTGAGGAACTGCTTCACCGCGAGCACGGCCGACACGAGGGCGGCGGGACCGGTGACCCAACCCGTCTTCCACCCCGTCAGCGAGAACGTCTTGCCGGCCGACGAGATCGACAGCGTGCGCTCAGCGGCGCCGGGAAGGGTCGACAGCGGAACGTGGGGTGCGCCGAACACGAGGTGCTCGTACACCTCGTCGGTGACGATGATCGCGTCGTGCAGGTGCGCGAGACGCACGATCTCGTCGAGCACCTCGCGTGAGAAGACCGTGCCGGTGGGGTTGTGCGGATCGTTGACGAGGATCACGCGCGTACGGTCGGTGACGGCGGACGCCAACTGCTCGAGGTCGGGCTGGAAGTCGGGCCAGCGCAGCGGCACCGGCACGAGGCGTGCACCCGAGAGGGCGACGCACGCCGCATACGAGTCGTAGTAGGGCTCGAACACGACGACCTCGTCGTCGGGGCCGTCGACGAGAGCCAGCAGGGTGGCGGCGAGCGCCTCGGTGGCCCCGACGGTGACGAGCACCTCGCGCGTCGGATCCAGCT
This window contains:
- a CDS encoding PLDc N-terminal domain-containing protein: MPAESVATSSGYVHFESSPVHVVVLAVGIVLLVLIVVVLVVLWRDPGRRTAEKVAWSAVALLLPVVGPVIAGLAIIRRRRRAGRPNEGR
- a CDS encoding SMP-30/gluconolactonase/LRE family protein, with product MLRFSLDGQVLQNPREPQPVDIAPPRVWDDRLAWVLPASSRLLSLYSDATWAEGPVWWPAEQSLVFSDVIGRRTLAWREDGAIVTVRDRSEFANGNALDAQGRLVQAEHGRRAISRTDAEGTTVLADAFEGRPLNSPNDLVVASDGAIWFTDPTYGISDPREGYPAEPAIDHQSVYRWREGEVLQRMIDLDQPNGLAFSRDERTLYVAESRADGIPRVVACSWDGETLGAPRTFATVDAGIPDGFVVDSRDWLWISSEAGVVIVDDTGRRLGVIPTPHVVSNCTFDADEKRLFITGDSDLWMVELA
- a CDS encoding carbon-nitrogen hydrolase family protein, with the translated sequence MSHDTVGVAVAQFAPAASREGNLADIDATTRTAVSRGARVVVFPEYSSYFVDPFDDSLAQNAEDLDGPFVSALTTLAAELDVIVVAGLLERADDGRRVRNTVVAVGADGIRAVYRKLHLYDAFGQRESDWVEPGEISPPQTFDAHGLRFGLMTCYDLRFPEVARTLADAGVEVALVPAEWVRGPLKEHHWRTLVQARAIENTFFVAAADHPPPLGVGHSMIVDPQGVALAQVGTATDVAVAHIDPDAIARVRRVNPALALRRFRVTPR
- a CDS encoding aminotransferase class I/II-fold pyridoxal phosphate-dependent enzyme, whose amino-acid sequence is MQQIPGAWQRTARGAGLLSPDGGAVPTIFAEMSALAASTGALNLGQGFPDEDGPEPVLEAARRAIADGVNQYAPGRGFPDLLAAVAEHQRRFYGIELDPTREVLVTVGATEALAATLLALVDGPDDEVVVFEPYYDSYAACVALSGARLVPVPLRWPDFQPDLEQLASAVTDRTRVILVNDPHNPTGTVFSREVLDEIVRLAHLHDAIIVTDEVYEHLVFGAPHVPLSTLPGAAERTLSISSAGKTFSLTGWKTGWVTGPAALVSAVLAVKQFLTYVGASPFQPAIAVGLRLPDAFFASVAAEMAAKAALLGTGLRAAGFDVSTPGGSYFTVVDAAPLGAVDADAFCRELPARAGVVGIPLTAFVSPPHRGQYATLVRFAACKRVEVLTDAAERLAGMSRG